The Serinus canaria isolate serCan28SL12 chromosome 8, serCan2020, whole genome shotgun sequence DNA window CGGCTCTCTGTGGCATCAGTGCCTGGCTGGCCCTTGTCCCCAGGCACTGTGGTGTCCAGGAGGATGCCAAGCTCTGCCAGCATGTGGGGGTCATGCCCAGCTCCTTGGatctcctctgcttttcccccGTGGCTGTAATACGTGGCAGGGGGCGTGAAGAACCGTgccccctgctgctgcagagccctggtcGTGCTGACAATGTCAGTGGTGCAGAGGCCGACATGctggatcccagccccaccGTGCTGCTCCAGGAACGTGTCAACCTGGTTGGTGCCATTCTGGGAGAGGGACTCGGCAAAGACCAGCTTGCAGCCGTGGGCTGGGATGCCCTGGGCACTCTGCAGTGCGAGGAGCAGCAtgcccaccccctgcccccccagCACATACCCCTCAGTCGGGCTTTCCTGGGGGTTCAGCAGGAAGCGGTGGAAGCCGAAGCAGCGCTGGTACCAGTCCAGAGCCGCCCGGGCCCCGCCCCGGGGGCAGACATACGTGATGTGGTCAAAGTGAGTGATCTTGATCCCATCCCCTGTGGCTGAGGGGGCTCCTTGGATGGGCTGGAAGCCAGGCAGGAAGAGTCCCCGGTAAGAGGATCGGTCCAAAAGAGTGTGGCTGATGTTGCCCACGACAGAGCCCACGACGCCGTAGGTGACAGAACCACCCTCATCACTCAGCTCAGTGGGGGGCACCAGCAAGGAgcatccctggctctgcagccgcttgcagagccctggcacatcATCCACCTCGAAGCAGATGTTGGAGGCCGTGCCCAAGGTGGGCTGGGGATCTATGTCATAGAGGAAGTCACAGGATGAGGTGCTGGCAGGTGCCAGGCGCTCGTTGACGAGGAAGATGGCAGATTCCCGTCGCAGGGCCACCTGCCGGACACGCGGCGTCTCCCGCACAGCCACTGGCTGGAAGCGAAAGGTGTTGGCCAGgtgctggccccagccctgcctgtagGGCAGGTGGAGAGAGATGAAGCAGGGGCGGCTCAGCGAGGCTGCCAtggctgggcaggctgtggggaGGATGCAGGGGGTCAggggggctgc harbors:
- the HPDL gene encoding 4-hydroxyphenylpyruvate dioxygenase-like protein, giving the protein MAASLSRPCFISLHLPYRQGWGQHLANTFRFQPVAVRETPRVRQVALRRESAIFLVNERLAPASTSSCDFLYDIDPQPTLGTASNICFEVDDVPGLCKRLQSQGCSLLVPPTELSDEGGSVTYGVVGSVVGNISHTLLDRSSYRGLFLPGFQPIQGAPSATGDGIKITHFDHITYVCPRGGARAALDWYQRCFGFHRFLLNPQESPTEGYVLGGQGVGMLLLALQSAQGIPAHGCKLVFAESLSQNGTNQVDTFLEQHGGAGIQHVGLCTTDIVSTTRALQQQGARFFTPPATYYSHGGKAEEIQGAGHDPHMLAELGILLDTTVPGDKGQPGTDATESRSGGYLMQIFTHPIFSEETFFLELIDRRGAPGFGEGNIRALWKAVQLYMDQWQ